In Drosophila gunungcola strain Sukarami chromosome 2R unlocalized genomic scaffold, Dgunungcola_SK_2 000020F, whole genome shotgun sequence, a single window of DNA contains:
- the LOC128256535 gene encoding sodium-dependent transporter bedraggled isoform X1: MSSKEQQAAGRDFKRNSNAYASLPPSGSGASSSGLGSGTGTGTAGKVRSSRQQQLEQQEQYGLSNSLSSESIRQACAFFDDELSDEDLIEIQQTPQSFHQQAKQPLQLQPISFRLGGGDLGDERSAFCGSQEMQQAPLSTPIKQQTPETDEALCVISELDAILDVHDVSQLNGTCSSSSMNSGSDDDKVEDYLMDLDNYLEEMDNALSREESLIIMGGQSSLKREPRTRTLPLSRKKKSNKKICEEQEAAQGDFQREHQIRKTYSCSLRPTSQTACSTEPAMDVWRRQSLRRAIEQDETKVTADEREEDDLPTLLVELPPRREAEMRRCFSQGDCQTATPGGSQMLTEAHIFDNLLQTTARASSEEPRPRQYGRRSEGPPTPVRSLILAQSRPQSAPTRVQMREPQLQETPTHPIMSTCSELSSARSSRMPSPVSLPSDSSSSGSSSAEQDQEQDGPVQTTTMCSASSTTPLEPLHQLQLLLREKCGFNSQWPHAGSRTLALIGCTLGVFNMCRFAVLTINFGGNFLLQFLLLSVVFGIPLLWLQMCLGAKIRAGPVSMWKISPICAGVGIALVMQQCFLALYSTVSLAWILVYLRDVFPTASSTGYRWQELAFPYRYDVSNATGNLTQTVAEYFNVVVLQRLHLAKHPDASGIRFHVNDRQLAFYLALIWAAVFLILCKGLKSLGKLAYIIYTLPLVALAVVTAKFVYVVDPSRIQNIFAASDFDDFLVNSNSWTAATQETFLTWGLLGASVIAITSRSHANANKAALRRDAILLVLFTLIGLGLMALLALCCAQILWQHGYVYVPGSFENPDCYTSIYSLQSNTNPYLLSYPRSLIPHYSSFIGETYRRNRTMIHVESGFQALRFISEIFPAVLSLVSDSISWVWAAVTFATFAGFGLAQLCVMWKPISSALGNSTSSVLLSCVTGLLLSIPFATEMGISILYYVDFLLGGSWFIPIIWTAQIFGVFLIRGRPYNGDDLVNDLRLCGSMSAFLALSWNVLLPIGLITLSVVDYKASLSNQFYYWRGKSYFTYWSRKMGSLIQIGVLLVIPVTAIIQIYRYLAHGPPDILERIQLLYRPPEEGEEPRRPSARQSAAQGRRNALGQPSEGTQHDAQNDAPPKYTPPPSYTTATGARLAKLLRQSIRRSVRRVLGDSSRTRPVLSLDAESASPAAPPDYLTILTNPAGSSSNADPSPTSSSSSPESIEIGHRPAGYAQRSQSLGRKLHRSGASTLERRQYTAEDVVTILRSSVRHRQSQAGGSVGTASTLPRPQATAMSSMSTHLEDASFRSIENLVLNAEPPDRTPGVDLELEQEAGRAEECAQNNTSVI, encoded by the exons CCGCAGCAGCAGGCAACAACAGTTGGAACAGCAGGAGCAGTATGGACTCTCGAATAGCCTGTCCAGCGAGTCAATTCGACAAGCTTGCGCCTTCTTCGACGACGAATTGAGCGATGAGGACCTCATCGAGATCCAGCAGACGCCGCAGTCCTTCCACCAGCAGGCCAAACAACCCCTCCAGCTGCAGCCCATCAGCTTTAGATTGGGCGGTGGCGACCTGGGGGACGAGAGAAGTGCCTTTTGTGGCAGCCAGGAGATGCAACAGGCCCCGTTGAGTACGCCCATCAAGCAGCAAACACCTGAAACCGACGAAGCCTTATGTGTGATCAGCGAACTGGACGCCATTCTGGATGTGCACGATGTCTCCCAGCTGAATGGCACCTGCTCAAGCTCATCCATGAATTCGGGCAGCGACGATGACAAGGTCGAGGATTACCTTATGGACCTGGACAACTACCTGGAGGAGATGGACAATGCTTTGAGTCGCGAAGAGTCGTTGATCATCATGGGCGGCCAGTCCAGCCTAAAAAGGGAACCGAGAACTAGAACTCTACCTTTGAGTAGGAAAAAGAAGTCGAACAAGAAGATTTGCGAGGAACAGGAGGCGGCTCAGGGGGATTTTCAGAGGGAGCATCAAATAAGGAAGACCTACAGCTGCTCACTGAGGCCCACAAGCCAAACAG CTTGCTCTACGGAACCAGCAATGGATGTTTGGAGGCGTCAGTCCTTGCGTCGCGCCATTGAGCAGGATGAGACCAAAGTCACAGCGGACGAGAGGGAGGAGGATGATCTACCCACTTTGTTGGTCGAGCTACCGCCAAGACGCGAGGCTGAGATGCGGCGCTGTTTCTCGCAAGGAGACTGCCAGACTGCAACTCCTGGTGGCTCTCAGATGCTCACAGAGGCGCACATCTTCGACAACCTGCTGCAGACAACGGCTAGGGCTTCCAGCGAGGAGCCGCGGCCCCGGCAATATGGTCGCCGCTCGGAAGGACCGCCCACGCCGGTTCGCTCCCTGATTCTGGCCCAGAGTCGGCCACAGAGTGCTCCCACACGCGTACAGATGCGAGAGCCGCAGCTGCAGGAGACGCCCACGCACCCCATCATGTCCACCTGCTCGGAACTAAGTTCGGCGCGCTCCTCACGCATGCCCAGCCCGGTGTCCCTGCCCTcggacagcagcagcagtggaaGCAGCTCCGCTGAACAGGACCAGGAGCAGGACGGACCGGTGCAGACCACGACAATGTGCAGCGCCAGCAGCACCACGCCCCTGGAGCCACTGCACCAACTGCAATTGCTCCTGCGCGAGAAGTGCGGCTTCAACAGCCAGTGGCCACATGCCGGCAGTCGCACTCTGGCCCTGATTGGCTGCACTTTGGGAGTTTTCAATATGTGCCGATTTGCCGTGCTCACCATCAACTTTGGTGGCAACTTTCTGCTGCAGTTCCTGCTGCTCTCGGTGGTCTTCGGGATTCCACTGCTTTGGCTGCAGATGTGCCTGGGCGCCAAAATACGAGCCGGTCCAGTGTCAATGTGGAAGATCAGTCCGATTTGCGCCGGAGTGGGCATTGCCCTGGTGATGCAGCAATGCTTTTTGGCCTTGTACTCCACTGTATCGCTGGCCTGGATTCTTGTTTACCTAAGGGATGTGTTCCCCACTGCATCGAGCACTGGTTATCGCTGGCAGGAGCTGGCGTTCCCCTATCGCTATGATGTCTCGAATGCCACCGGGAATCTCACGCAGACGGTGGCCGAGTACTTCAACGTGGTGGTGCTGCAACGGCTGCATCTGGCCAAGCATCCGGATGCCAGCGGAATACGCTTCCATGTCAACGATCGG CAGCTGGCCTTCTATCTGGCCCTCATCTGGGCGGCCGTATTCCTCATCCTCTGCAAGGGCCTAAAGTCCTTGGGCAAGCTAGCCTACATCATCTACACGCTGCCATTGGTGGCCCTTGCGGTGGTGACCGCCAAGTTTGTCTATGTCGTGGACCCGAGCAGGATACAG AACATCTTTGCTGCCAGCGATTTTGACGACTTTCTGGTCAACTCGAATAGCTGGACGGCGGCTACTCAGGAGACGTTTCTCACCTGGGGTCTCCTAGGAGCCTCGGTAATCGCCATTACCAGCAGAAGCCACGCCAATGCCAACAAGGCGGCTCTAAGAAGGGATGCAATTCTCCTGGTTCTGTTCACATTAATTGGATTGGGTTTGATGGCCCTGCTAGCCCTGTGTTGTGCCCAGATTTTGTGGCAGCACGGCTACGTCTATGTGCCAGGATCCTTTG AAAACCCAGATTGCTATACGTCCATTTACTCGCTGCAATCGAACACCAATCCTTATTTGCTTTCTTATCCGCGTTCGCTGATTCCGCACTACTCCTCGTTCATTGGAGAGACGTACAGAAGGAACCGCACCATGATCCACGTGGAGAGTGGCTTCCAGGCGCTGCGCTTCATCTCGGAGATCTTTCCGGCCGTTCTGTCGCTGGTCAGCGATAGCATCTCGTGGGTGTGGGCCGCAGTGACCTTTGCTACCTTCGCGGGATTCGGTCTGGCGCAGCTGTGCGTGATGTGGAAACCAATCTCGAGTGCCCTGGGCAACTCCACGAGTTCCGTTCTGCTGAGCTGCGTCACTGGCCTCCTGCTGAGCATCCCCTTTGCCACTGAGATGGGCATTTCAATACTATACTATGTGGACTTTCTACTGGGCGGCTCGTGGTTCATTCCGATCATCTGGACTGCCCAGATCTTTGGCGTGTTTTTGATACGGGGACGCCCCTACAACGGAGATGATTTGGTGAACGACTTGCGGCTATGTGGCTCCATGTCTGCCTTCCTGGCCTTGTCGTGGAACGTTCTGCTGCCCATTGGCCTGATCACGCTGTCAGTGGTGGACTACAAGGCCTCGCTGTCCAATCAATTCTACTATTGGCGTGGCAAGTCCTACTTCACATACTGGTCCAGGAAGATGGGCAGTCTCATCCAGATTGGAGTGCTTTTAGTCATTCCCGTGACTGCTATTATTCAGATATACCGGTATCTGGCCCACGGACCTCCGGATATCCTGGAG CGCATTCAGCTGCTGTATCGACCGCCGGAGGAGGGAGAGGAGCCTCGCCGCCCATCTGCCCGACAAAGTGCGGCCCAAGGACGTCGCAATGCGTTGGGTCAGCCGTCGGAGGGCACCCAGCACGATGCCCAGAATGACGCTCCGCCCAAGTACACGCCCCCGCCGTCCTACACCACGGCCACTGGAGCTCGCCTGGCCAAGCTTCTGCGCCAGAGCATTCGACGTAGTGTGCGCAG GGTTCTGGGAGACTCCAGTCGCACGCGACCCGTGCTCTCCCTTGATGCGGAGTCCGCTTCGCCAGCGGCGCCACCTGATTACTTGACCATACTGACCAATCCGGCCGGCAGTAGCTCCAATGCGGATCCTTCGCCAAcgtccagcagcagcagtcccGAGTCCATTGAGATTGGCCATCGACCCGCTGGCTACGCCCAACGCTCACAGTCGCTGGGCAGGAAGCTGCATCGCTCCGGGGCCTCCACGCTGGAGAGGCGCCAGTACACGGCGGAGGATGTGGTCACCATACTGCGCTCCTCGGTGCGACACCGCCAGTCGCAGGCAGGCGGGAGTGTGGGCACTGCCAGCACCCTGCCCCGCCCCCAGGCCACCGCCATGTCCTCCATGTCCACCCACTTGGAGGACGCCTCCTTCCGATCCATAGAGAATCTCGTGCTGAACGCCGAGCCACCGGACAGGACGCCCGGTGTGGATCTGGAGCTCGAACAGGAGGCTGGACGGGCGGAGGAGTGCGCGCAAAATAATACATCTGTGATCTAA
- the LOC128256535 gene encoding sodium-dependent transporter bedraggled isoform X2, which translates to MSSKEQQAAGRDFKRNSNAYASLPPSGSGASSSGLGSGTGTGTAGKVRSSRQQQLEQQEQYGLSNSLSSESIRQACAFFDDELSDEDLIEIQQTPQSFHQQAKQPLQLQPISFRLGGGDLGDERSAFCGSQEMQQAPLSTPIKQQTPETDEALCVISELDAILDVHDVSQLNGTCSSSSMNSGSDDDKVEDYLMDLDNYLEEMDNALSREESLIIMGGQSSLKREPRTRTLPLSRKKKSNKKICEEQEAAQGDFQREHQIRKTYSCSLRPTSQTACSTEPAMDVWRRQSLRRAIEQDETKVTADEREEDDLPTLLVELPPRREAEMRRCFSQGDCQTATPGGSQMLTEAHIFDNLLQTTARASSEEPRPRQYGRRSEGPPTPVRSLILAQSRPQSAPTRVQMREPQLQETPTHPIMSTCSELSSARSSRMPSPVSLPSDSSSSGSSSAEQDQEQDGPVQTTTMCSASSTTPLEPLHQLQLLLREKCGFNSQWPHAGSRTLALIGCTLGVFNMCRFAVLTINFGGNFLLQFLLLSVVFGIPLLWLQMCLGAKIRAGPVSMWKISPICAGVGIALVMQQCFLALYSTVSLAWILVYLRDVFPTASSTGYRWQELAFPYRYDVSNATGNLTQTVAEYFNVVVLQRLHLAKHPDASGIRFHVNDRLAFYLALIWAAVFLILCKGLKSLGKLAYIIYTLPLVALAVVTAKFVYVVDPSRIQNIFAASDFDDFLVNSNSWTAATQETFLTWGLLGASVIAITSRSHANANKAALRRDAILLVLFTLIGLGLMALLALCCAQILWQHGYVYVPGSFENPDCYTSIYSLQSNTNPYLLSYPRSLIPHYSSFIGETYRRNRTMIHVESGFQALRFISEIFPAVLSLVSDSISWVWAAVTFATFAGFGLAQLCVMWKPISSALGNSTSSVLLSCVTGLLLSIPFATEMGISILYYVDFLLGGSWFIPIIWTAQIFGVFLIRGRPYNGDDLVNDLRLCGSMSAFLALSWNVLLPIGLITLSVVDYKASLSNQFYYWRGKSYFTYWSRKMGSLIQIGVLLVIPVTAIIQIYRYLAHGPPDILERIQLLYRPPEEGEEPRRPSARQSAAQGRRNALGQPSEGTQHDAQNDAPPKYTPPPSYTTATGARLAKLLRQSIRRSVRRVLGDSSRTRPVLSLDAESASPAAPPDYLTILTNPAGSSSNADPSPTSSSSSPESIEIGHRPAGYAQRSQSLGRKLHRSGASTLERRQYTAEDVVTILRSSVRHRQSQAGGSVGTASTLPRPQATAMSSMSTHLEDASFRSIENLVLNAEPPDRTPGVDLELEQEAGRAEECAQNNTSVI; encoded by the exons CCGCAGCAGCAGGCAACAACAGTTGGAACAGCAGGAGCAGTATGGACTCTCGAATAGCCTGTCCAGCGAGTCAATTCGACAAGCTTGCGCCTTCTTCGACGACGAATTGAGCGATGAGGACCTCATCGAGATCCAGCAGACGCCGCAGTCCTTCCACCAGCAGGCCAAACAACCCCTCCAGCTGCAGCCCATCAGCTTTAGATTGGGCGGTGGCGACCTGGGGGACGAGAGAAGTGCCTTTTGTGGCAGCCAGGAGATGCAACAGGCCCCGTTGAGTACGCCCATCAAGCAGCAAACACCTGAAACCGACGAAGCCTTATGTGTGATCAGCGAACTGGACGCCATTCTGGATGTGCACGATGTCTCCCAGCTGAATGGCACCTGCTCAAGCTCATCCATGAATTCGGGCAGCGACGATGACAAGGTCGAGGATTACCTTATGGACCTGGACAACTACCTGGAGGAGATGGACAATGCTTTGAGTCGCGAAGAGTCGTTGATCATCATGGGCGGCCAGTCCAGCCTAAAAAGGGAACCGAGAACTAGAACTCTACCTTTGAGTAGGAAAAAGAAGTCGAACAAGAAGATTTGCGAGGAACAGGAGGCGGCTCAGGGGGATTTTCAGAGGGAGCATCAAATAAGGAAGACCTACAGCTGCTCACTGAGGCCCACAAGCCAAACAG CTTGCTCTACGGAACCAGCAATGGATGTTTGGAGGCGTCAGTCCTTGCGTCGCGCCATTGAGCAGGATGAGACCAAAGTCACAGCGGACGAGAGGGAGGAGGATGATCTACCCACTTTGTTGGTCGAGCTACCGCCAAGACGCGAGGCTGAGATGCGGCGCTGTTTCTCGCAAGGAGACTGCCAGACTGCAACTCCTGGTGGCTCTCAGATGCTCACAGAGGCGCACATCTTCGACAACCTGCTGCAGACAACGGCTAGGGCTTCCAGCGAGGAGCCGCGGCCCCGGCAATATGGTCGCCGCTCGGAAGGACCGCCCACGCCGGTTCGCTCCCTGATTCTGGCCCAGAGTCGGCCACAGAGTGCTCCCACACGCGTACAGATGCGAGAGCCGCAGCTGCAGGAGACGCCCACGCACCCCATCATGTCCACCTGCTCGGAACTAAGTTCGGCGCGCTCCTCACGCATGCCCAGCCCGGTGTCCCTGCCCTcggacagcagcagcagtggaaGCAGCTCCGCTGAACAGGACCAGGAGCAGGACGGACCGGTGCAGACCACGACAATGTGCAGCGCCAGCAGCACCACGCCCCTGGAGCCACTGCACCAACTGCAATTGCTCCTGCGCGAGAAGTGCGGCTTCAACAGCCAGTGGCCACATGCCGGCAGTCGCACTCTGGCCCTGATTGGCTGCACTTTGGGAGTTTTCAATATGTGCCGATTTGCCGTGCTCACCATCAACTTTGGTGGCAACTTTCTGCTGCAGTTCCTGCTGCTCTCGGTGGTCTTCGGGATTCCACTGCTTTGGCTGCAGATGTGCCTGGGCGCCAAAATACGAGCCGGTCCAGTGTCAATGTGGAAGATCAGTCCGATTTGCGCCGGAGTGGGCATTGCCCTGGTGATGCAGCAATGCTTTTTGGCCTTGTACTCCACTGTATCGCTGGCCTGGATTCTTGTTTACCTAAGGGATGTGTTCCCCACTGCATCGAGCACTGGTTATCGCTGGCAGGAGCTGGCGTTCCCCTATCGCTATGATGTCTCGAATGCCACCGGGAATCTCACGCAGACGGTGGCCGAGTACTTCAACGTGGTGGTGCTGCAACGGCTGCATCTGGCCAAGCATCCGGATGCCAGCGGAATACGCTTCCATGTCAACGATCGG CTGGCCTTCTATCTGGCCCTCATCTGGGCGGCCGTATTCCTCATCCTCTGCAAGGGCCTAAAGTCCTTGGGCAAGCTAGCCTACATCATCTACACGCTGCCATTGGTGGCCCTTGCGGTGGTGACCGCCAAGTTTGTCTATGTCGTGGACCCGAGCAGGATACAG AACATCTTTGCTGCCAGCGATTTTGACGACTTTCTGGTCAACTCGAATAGCTGGACGGCGGCTACTCAGGAGACGTTTCTCACCTGGGGTCTCCTAGGAGCCTCGGTAATCGCCATTACCAGCAGAAGCCACGCCAATGCCAACAAGGCGGCTCTAAGAAGGGATGCAATTCTCCTGGTTCTGTTCACATTAATTGGATTGGGTTTGATGGCCCTGCTAGCCCTGTGTTGTGCCCAGATTTTGTGGCAGCACGGCTACGTCTATGTGCCAGGATCCTTTG AAAACCCAGATTGCTATACGTCCATTTACTCGCTGCAATCGAACACCAATCCTTATTTGCTTTCTTATCCGCGTTCGCTGATTCCGCACTACTCCTCGTTCATTGGAGAGACGTACAGAAGGAACCGCACCATGATCCACGTGGAGAGTGGCTTCCAGGCGCTGCGCTTCATCTCGGAGATCTTTCCGGCCGTTCTGTCGCTGGTCAGCGATAGCATCTCGTGGGTGTGGGCCGCAGTGACCTTTGCTACCTTCGCGGGATTCGGTCTGGCGCAGCTGTGCGTGATGTGGAAACCAATCTCGAGTGCCCTGGGCAACTCCACGAGTTCCGTTCTGCTGAGCTGCGTCACTGGCCTCCTGCTGAGCATCCCCTTTGCCACTGAGATGGGCATTTCAATACTATACTATGTGGACTTTCTACTGGGCGGCTCGTGGTTCATTCCGATCATCTGGACTGCCCAGATCTTTGGCGTGTTTTTGATACGGGGACGCCCCTACAACGGAGATGATTTGGTGAACGACTTGCGGCTATGTGGCTCCATGTCTGCCTTCCTGGCCTTGTCGTGGAACGTTCTGCTGCCCATTGGCCTGATCACGCTGTCAGTGGTGGACTACAAGGCCTCGCTGTCCAATCAATTCTACTATTGGCGTGGCAAGTCCTACTTCACATACTGGTCCAGGAAGATGGGCAGTCTCATCCAGATTGGAGTGCTTTTAGTCATTCCCGTGACTGCTATTATTCAGATATACCGGTATCTGGCCCACGGACCTCCGGATATCCTGGAG CGCATTCAGCTGCTGTATCGACCGCCGGAGGAGGGAGAGGAGCCTCGCCGCCCATCTGCCCGACAAAGTGCGGCCCAAGGACGTCGCAATGCGTTGGGTCAGCCGTCGGAGGGCACCCAGCACGATGCCCAGAATGACGCTCCGCCCAAGTACACGCCCCCGCCGTCCTACACCACGGCCACTGGAGCTCGCCTGGCCAAGCTTCTGCGCCAGAGCATTCGACGTAGTGTGCGCAG GGTTCTGGGAGACTCCAGTCGCACGCGACCCGTGCTCTCCCTTGATGCGGAGTCCGCTTCGCCAGCGGCGCCACCTGATTACTTGACCATACTGACCAATCCGGCCGGCAGTAGCTCCAATGCGGATCCTTCGCCAAcgtccagcagcagcagtcccGAGTCCATTGAGATTGGCCATCGACCCGCTGGCTACGCCCAACGCTCACAGTCGCTGGGCAGGAAGCTGCATCGCTCCGGGGCCTCCACGCTGGAGAGGCGCCAGTACACGGCGGAGGATGTGGTCACCATACTGCGCTCCTCGGTGCGACACCGCCAGTCGCAGGCAGGCGGGAGTGTGGGCACTGCCAGCACCCTGCCCCGCCCCCAGGCCACCGCCATGTCCTCCATGTCCACCCACTTGGAGGACGCCTCCTTCCGATCCATAGAGAATCTCGTGCTGAACGCCGAGCCACCGGACAGGACGCCCGGTGTGGATCTGGAGCTCGAACAGGAGGCTGGACGGGCGGAGGAGTGCGCGCAAAATAATACATCTGTGATCTAA
- the LOC128256535 gene encoding sodium-dependent transporter bedraggled isoform X3: MSSKEQQAAGRDFKRNSNAYASLPPSGSGASSSGLGSGTGTGTAGKVRSSRQQQLEQQEQYGLSNSLSSESIRQACAFFDDELSDEDLIEIQQTPQSFHQQAKQPLQLQPISFRLGGGDLGDERSAFCGSQEMQQAPLSTPIKQQTPETDEALCVISELDAILDVHDVSQLNGTCSSSSMNSGSDDDKVEDYLMDLDNYLEEMDNALSREESLIIMGGQSSLKREPRTRTLPLSRKKKSNKKICEEQEAAQGDFQREHQIRKTYSCSLRPTSQTACSTEPAMDVWRRQSLRRAIEQDETKVTADEREEDDLPTLLVELPPRREAEMRRCFSQGDCQTATPGGSQMLTEAHIFDNLLQTTARASSEEPRPRQYGRRSEGPPTPVRSLILAQSRPQSAPTRVQMREPQLQETPTHPIMSTCSELSSARSSRMPSPVSLPSDSSSSGSSSAEQDQEQDGPVQTTTMCSASSTTPLEPLHQLQLLLREKCGFNSQWPHAGSRTLALIGCTLGVFNMCRFAVLTINFGGNFLLQFLLLSVVFGIPLLWLQMCLGAKIRAGPVSMWKISPICAGVGIALVMQQCFLALYSTVSLAWILVYLRDVFPTASSTGYRWQELAFPYRYDVSNATGNLTQTVAEYFNVVVLQRLHLAKHPDASGIRFHVNDRQLAFYLALIWAAVFLILCKGLKSLGKLAYIIYTLPLVALAVVTAKFVYVVDPSRIQNIFAASDFDDFLVNSNSWTAATQETFLTWGLLGASVIAITSRSHANANKAALRRDAILLVLFTLIGLGLMALLALCCAQILWQHGYVYVPGSFENPDCYTSIYSLQSNTNPYLLSYPRSLIPHYSSFIGETYRRNRTMIHVESGFQALRFISEIFPAVLSLVSDSISWVWAAVTFATFAGFGLAQLCVMWKPISSALGNSTSSVLLSCVTGLLLSIPFATEMGISILYYVDFLLGGSWFIPIIWTAQIFGVFLIRGRPYNGDDLVNDLRLCGSMSAFLALSWNVLLPIGLITLSVVDYKASLSNQFYYWRGKSYFTYWSRKMGSLIQIGVLLVIPVTAIIQIYRYLAHGPPDILERIQLLYRPPEEGEEPRRPSARQSAAQGRRNALGQPSEGTQHDAQNDAPPKYTPPPSYTTATGARLAKLLRQSIRRSVRR; encoded by the exons CCGCAGCAGCAGGCAACAACAGTTGGAACAGCAGGAGCAGTATGGACTCTCGAATAGCCTGTCCAGCGAGTCAATTCGACAAGCTTGCGCCTTCTTCGACGACGAATTGAGCGATGAGGACCTCATCGAGATCCAGCAGACGCCGCAGTCCTTCCACCAGCAGGCCAAACAACCCCTCCAGCTGCAGCCCATCAGCTTTAGATTGGGCGGTGGCGACCTGGGGGACGAGAGAAGTGCCTTTTGTGGCAGCCAGGAGATGCAACAGGCCCCGTTGAGTACGCCCATCAAGCAGCAAACACCTGAAACCGACGAAGCCTTATGTGTGATCAGCGAACTGGACGCCATTCTGGATGTGCACGATGTCTCCCAGCTGAATGGCACCTGCTCAAGCTCATCCATGAATTCGGGCAGCGACGATGACAAGGTCGAGGATTACCTTATGGACCTGGACAACTACCTGGAGGAGATGGACAATGCTTTGAGTCGCGAAGAGTCGTTGATCATCATGGGCGGCCAGTCCAGCCTAAAAAGGGAACCGAGAACTAGAACTCTACCTTTGAGTAGGAAAAAGAAGTCGAACAAGAAGATTTGCGAGGAACAGGAGGCGGCTCAGGGGGATTTTCAGAGGGAGCATCAAATAAGGAAGACCTACAGCTGCTCACTGAGGCCCACAAGCCAAACAG CTTGCTCTACGGAACCAGCAATGGATGTTTGGAGGCGTCAGTCCTTGCGTCGCGCCATTGAGCAGGATGAGACCAAAGTCACAGCGGACGAGAGGGAGGAGGATGATCTACCCACTTTGTTGGTCGAGCTACCGCCAAGACGCGAGGCTGAGATGCGGCGCTGTTTCTCGCAAGGAGACTGCCAGACTGCAACTCCTGGTGGCTCTCAGATGCTCACAGAGGCGCACATCTTCGACAACCTGCTGCAGACAACGGCTAGGGCTTCCAGCGAGGAGCCGCGGCCCCGGCAATATGGTCGCCGCTCGGAAGGACCGCCCACGCCGGTTCGCTCCCTGATTCTGGCCCAGAGTCGGCCACAGAGTGCTCCCACACGCGTACAGATGCGAGAGCCGCAGCTGCAGGAGACGCCCACGCACCCCATCATGTCCACCTGCTCGGAACTAAGTTCGGCGCGCTCCTCACGCATGCCCAGCCCGGTGTCCCTGCCCTcggacagcagcagcagtggaaGCAGCTCCGCTGAACAGGACCAGGAGCAGGACGGACCGGTGCAGACCACGACAATGTGCAGCGCCAGCAGCACCACGCCCCTGGAGCCACTGCACCAACTGCAATTGCTCCTGCGCGAGAAGTGCGGCTTCAACAGCCAGTGGCCACATGCCGGCAGTCGCACTCTGGCCCTGATTGGCTGCACTTTGGGAGTTTTCAATATGTGCCGATTTGCCGTGCTCACCATCAACTTTGGTGGCAACTTTCTGCTGCAGTTCCTGCTGCTCTCGGTGGTCTTCGGGATTCCACTGCTTTGGCTGCAGATGTGCCTGGGCGCCAAAATACGAGCCGGTCCAGTGTCAATGTGGAAGATCAGTCCGATTTGCGCCGGAGTGGGCATTGCCCTGGTGATGCAGCAATGCTTTTTGGCCTTGTACTCCACTGTATCGCTGGCCTGGATTCTTGTTTACCTAAGGGATGTGTTCCCCACTGCATCGAGCACTGGTTATCGCTGGCAGGAGCTGGCGTTCCCCTATCGCTATGATGTCTCGAATGCCACCGGGAATCTCACGCAGACGGTGGCCGAGTACTTCAACGTGGTGGTGCTGCAACGGCTGCATCTGGCCAAGCATCCGGATGCCAGCGGAATACGCTTCCATGTCAACGATCGG CAGCTGGCCTTCTATCTGGCCCTCATCTGGGCGGCCGTATTCCTCATCCTCTGCAAGGGCCTAAAGTCCTTGGGCAAGCTAGCCTACATCATCTACACGCTGCCATTGGTGGCCCTTGCGGTGGTGACCGCCAAGTTTGTCTATGTCGTGGACCCGAGCAGGATACAG AACATCTTTGCTGCCAGCGATTTTGACGACTTTCTGGTCAACTCGAATAGCTGGACGGCGGCTACTCAGGAGACGTTTCTCACCTGGGGTCTCCTAGGAGCCTCGGTAATCGCCATTACCAGCAGAAGCCACGCCAATGCCAACAAGGCGGCTCTAAGAAGGGATGCAATTCTCCTGGTTCTGTTCACATTAATTGGATTGGGTTTGATGGCCCTGCTAGCCCTGTGTTGTGCCCAGATTTTGTGGCAGCACGGCTACGTCTATGTGCCAGGATCCTTTG AAAACCCAGATTGCTATACGTCCATTTACTCGCTGCAATCGAACACCAATCCTTATTTGCTTTCTTATCCGCGTTCGCTGATTCCGCACTACTCCTCGTTCATTGGAGAGACGTACAGAAGGAACCGCACCATGATCCACGTGGAGAGTGGCTTCCAGGCGCTGCGCTTCATCTCGGAGATCTTTCCGGCCGTTCTGTCGCTGGTCAGCGATAGCATCTCGTGGGTGTGGGCCGCAGTGACCTTTGCTACCTTCGCGGGATTCGGTCTGGCGCAGCTGTGCGTGATGTGGAAACCAATCTCGAGTGCCCTGGGCAACTCCACGAGTTCCGTTCTGCTGAGCTGCGTCACTGGCCTCCTGCTGAGCATCCCCTTTGCCACTGAGATGGGCATTTCAATACTATACTATGTGGACTTTCTACTGGGCGGCTCGTGGTTCATTCCGATCATCTGGACTGCCCAGATCTTTGGCGTGTTTTTGATACGGGGACGCCCCTACAACGGAGATGATTTGGTGAACGACTTGCGGCTATGTGGCTCCATGTCTGCCTTCCTGGCCTTGTCGTGGAACGTTCTGCTGCCCATTGGCCTGATCACGCTGTCAGTGGTGGACTACAAGGCCTCGCTGTCCAATCAATTCTACTATTGGCGTGGCAAGTCCTACTTCACATACTGGTCCAGGAAGATGGGCAGTCTCATCCAGATTGGAGTGCTTTTAGTCATTCCCGTGACTGCTATTATTCAGATATACCGGTATCTGGCCCACGGACCTCCGGATATCCTGGAG CGCATTCAGCTGCTGTATCGACCGCCGGAGGAGGGAGAGGAGCCTCGCCGCCCATCTGCCCGACAAAGTGCGGCCCAAGGACGTCGCAATGCGTTGGGTCAGCCGTCGGAGGGCACCCAGCACGATGCCCAGAATGACGCTCCGCCCAAGTACACGCCCCCGCCGTCCTACACCACGGCCACTGGAGCTCGCCTGGCCAAGCTTCTGCGCCAGAGCATTCGACGTAGTGTGCGCAGGTAA